In one window of Vibrio pelagius DNA:
- a CDS encoding M14 family metallopeptidase: MQTTSTYPIGIAGQKWGEAERQQWRESQTVKREYQQEVVPKIKALAERFDVEQYGALSYDEARFPLFAIKTKAWDENKPTVLVTGGVHGYETSGVHGALKFADTQAEHYSQYFNIVIAPCVSPWGYEVINRWNPNAVDPNRSFYDNTPAEESANLRALVASLPQEVLMHIDLHETTDSDETEFRPALAARDGLEYIEGMIPDGFYTVGDTENPQPDFQAAVIASVEKVTHIAPADADGKIIGSEVTQHGVINYPMKELGLCGGVTNCKYGTTTEVYPDSDKVTDEECNDAQVAAIVGGLEYVIKHELSA, from the coding sequence ATGCAAACCACTTCGACTTACCCTATCGGAATTGCTGGACAAAAATGGGGCGAAGCTGAACGTCAACAATGGCGTGAAAGCCAGACAGTCAAACGTGAATATCAACAAGAAGTCGTGCCTAAGATCAAAGCACTGGCTGAACGTTTCGACGTAGAGCAATACGGCGCACTCAGCTATGACGAAGCACGCTTTCCTCTGTTCGCAATCAAAACCAAAGCTTGGGACGAAAATAAGCCAACGGTACTGGTTACAGGTGGTGTACACGGCTATGAAACCAGCGGTGTTCATGGCGCGCTGAAGTTTGCAGATACACAAGCTGAACACTACAGCCAATACTTCAACATCGTTATCGCGCCTTGTGTGAGCCCTTGGGGTTACGAAGTGATCAACCGTTGGAATCCAAACGCTGTCGATCCAAACCGCTCTTTCTACGACAATACGCCTGCAGAAGAGTCAGCGAACTTACGTGCACTCGTCGCGTCGCTTCCACAAGAAGTACTGATGCATATTGATCTTCATGAAACAACAGACTCTGATGAGACCGAGTTCCGCCCAGCTTTAGCTGCTCGTGATGGCCTTGAATACATCGAAGGTATGATTCCAGATGGCTTCTACACGGTGGGTGACACAGAAAACCCGCAGCCTGACTTCCAAGCAGCCGTTATCGCTTCTGTAGAAAAGGTTACTCACATCGCACCTGCGGATGCTGACGGCAAGATCATCGGTTCAGAGGTGACTCAACACGGCGTAATCAACTACCCAATGAAAGAGCTTGGTCTATGTGGCGGCGTAACCAACTGCAAGTACGGTACAACAACCGAGGTTTACCCAGATAGTGACAAAGTGACTGACGAAGAGTGTAATGATGCTCAAGTTGCGGCAATCGTGGGTGGCTTGGAGTATGTGATTAAGCATGAGCTAAGCGCTTAG
- the pyrC gene encoding dihydroorotase, translating into MTQLTITRPDDWHVHLRDGEVLKDTVRDISRYNGRALIMPNTVPPVTDTELALAYRERIMAEKPSEQFEPLMALYLTDNTTPDEIRKAKASGAVVAAKLYPAGATTNSDSGVTSAKNIYHVLETMQEVGMLLLVHGEVTTHDVDIFDREKEFLDTVLTPIVNDFPNLKIVLEHITTADAATFVKNANENVAATITAHHLLYNRNHMLVGGIKPHFYCLPILKRNTHQQALIEAATSGSKKFFLGTDSAPHAKGAKESACGCAGSYTAHAAVELYAEVFEQEGKLENLEAFASHNGPDFYGIPRNTDTVTLTKEEWNVAETMPFGSDIVVPIRGGETIAWTVK; encoded by the coding sequence ATGACACAACTTACGATTACTCGTCCTGACGACTGGCACGTTCATCTACGCGATGGCGAAGTACTGAAAGATACCGTTCGCGATATCAGCCGTTACAATGGTCGAGCGTTAATCATGCCAAACACTGTCCCACCTGTAACTGATACAGAATTGGCGCTGGCTTACCGCGAGCGTATCATGGCAGAAAAGCCAAGTGAGCAGTTCGAGCCACTGATGGCACTTTACCTAACAGACAATACAACTCCTGACGAGATCCGCAAAGCGAAAGCGTCCGGTGCAGTAGTGGCAGCGAAACTTTACCCAGCTGGCGCAACAACGAACTCGGATTCAGGTGTGACGTCTGCAAAGAACATCTATCACGTACTAGAAACGATGCAAGAAGTCGGCATGTTGCTATTGGTTCATGGCGAAGTAACCACTCACGACGTTGATATCTTCGACCGTGAGAAAGAGTTCCTAGATACCGTTCTAACACCTATCGTTAACGATTTCCCGAATCTAAAGATTGTTCTAGAGCACATCACAACCGCTGATGCGGCGACATTCGTTAAAAACGCCAACGAGAACGTGGCTGCAACCATCACAGCACATCACCTACTTTACAACCGTAACCACATGTTGGTTGGCGGCATTAAGCCACACTTCTACTGCCTACCGATTCTTAAACGTAACACCCACCAGCAAGCGCTAATTGAAGCAGCAACAAGTGGTAGCAAGAAGTTCTTCCTAGGTACAGACTCAGCACCTCACGCAAAAGGTGCGAAAGAATCAGCGTGTGGCTGTGCAGGTTCATACACGGCGCATGCTGCAGTAGAACTTTACGCAGAAGTGTTTGAGCAAGAAGGCAAGCTTGAAAACCTAGAAGCTTTTGCGAGCCATAACGGTCCTGATTTCTACGGTATACCTCGCAACACTGACACTGTGACTCTTACCAAGGAAGAGTGGAACGTTGCAGAAACGATGCCGTTCGGTTCAGACATCGTCGTACCAATCCGTGGCGGTGAGACGATAGCGTGGACAGTCAAGTAA
- a CDS encoding YqaE/Pmp3 family membrane protein, translating to MNKLLVIILCVLLPPLGVFVARGAGKDLVINIILTIFFWVPGMIHGLWVATR from the coding sequence ATGAATAAGCTTCTCGTCATTATCCTGTGTGTTCTTCTTCCACCGCTTGGCGTTTTCGTCGCTCGCGGTGCTGGCAAAGACCTAGTGATCAACATTATTCTCACGATCTTCTTTTGGGTCCCGGGAATGATCCACGGCTTGTGGGTCGCGACACGATAA
- a CDS encoding hybrid-cluster NAD(P)-dependent oxidoreductase, translating into MSKSPEAQSPYLSQVNVYPVKSVGGISLSSAWVEKQGLSFDRRFMLALADGSMVTARKYPQMVKVSSSLQPDGLIFTCEGKPALRVKYSEFKMQETPATVWKDSFTAYTTNDAADDWFSDVLGQRVELLFTGEQSNRVREKLGHNVSFADGYPLLIISEASLAELNRRSPELHTMDQFRTNLVVSNTEAFGEDGWKRIRIGEVEFEAVKPCQRCILTTVDVDKGEFRPSKEPLNTFSQFRADETGGVFFGQNLVAKNEGVIKEGDKIEVLETKPKEQYEDTWVESLHLTCVEREEIARDFTTFWLEPAKGDKVLPSYLPGQHLPIEMAIDGEKISRRYTLSSSPSRVGRLAISVKRVNDGRISNWLNDNFQVGDTLVAQNPDGAFYLEENPNHPLLLLSAGSGVTPMLSMLRYLADHNQVEDVVFYHQCSSELDIPYQQEIQEIADKHPGLKVIYSLSQPAKGWQGLSGRLSVSHIAKIDDLHRRQAFVCGPDGFMDNAKKMLIQMGLNPQHYHQEAFGVNHATEEVVKTLQLSVNGYLFEGNNQGTLLDQAEAAGVSIASSCRAGFCGACKVTLESGQVHQPDVPALQDHERNMGQVLACCCVPQTDIEVVD; encoded by the coding sequence ATGTCAAAGTCCCCGGAAGCTCAAAGTCCTTATCTCTCTCAGGTGAATGTTTATCCTGTTAAATCAGTTGGCGGGATCTCGCTATCAAGTGCATGGGTAGAAAAACAAGGTTTGAGTTTTGACCGACGCTTTATGTTGGCGCTCGCGGATGGCTCAATGGTAACGGCTCGTAAGTATCCGCAAATGGTGAAAGTGTCTTCTAGCTTGCAACCGGATGGCTTGATTTTCACCTGTGAAGGTAAGCCTGCACTGCGTGTGAAATATAGCGAGTTCAAGATGCAGGAAACACCAGCGACGGTTTGGAAGGATAGCTTCACCGCATACACCACCAATGATGCCGCAGATGATTGGTTCAGTGACGTGCTTGGACAACGTGTCGAGTTGCTGTTTACTGGTGAACAGTCTAACCGTGTGCGTGAGAAGCTCGGACATAACGTGAGCTTTGCTGATGGTTATCCACTTCTGATTATCAGCGAAGCGTCGTTGGCCGAGCTAAACCGTCGTAGCCCAGAGCTGCATACTATGGATCAATTTCGTACTAACTTAGTAGTCTCGAATACCGAAGCATTTGGTGAAGATGGTTGGAAGCGCATTCGAATCGGCGAAGTAGAGTTTGAAGCGGTGAAACCGTGTCAGCGCTGTATTTTAACCACGGTTGATGTAGATAAAGGTGAGTTCCGCCCTTCAAAAGAGCCACTGAATACCTTCTCTCAATTCCGCGCAGATGAAACTGGTGGTGTTTTCTTTGGCCAGAATCTTGTAGCGAAAAACGAAGGTGTGATTAAGGAAGGCGATAAGATTGAAGTGCTAGAGACCAAACCTAAAGAGCAGTATGAAGATACGTGGGTCGAGTCGTTGCATCTTACCTGTGTCGAGCGTGAAGAGATCGCGCGCGACTTTACAACGTTTTGGTTAGAGCCTGCCAAAGGCGACAAAGTTCTACCTAGCTATCTGCCGGGTCAGCACCTACCGATTGAGATGGCCATTGATGGCGAAAAGATATCTCGTCGTTATACGCTGTCTTCGAGCCCATCACGCGTCGGTCGCCTTGCAATCTCGGTAAAACGTGTCAATGATGGCCGAATCTCAAATTGGCTTAATGATAATTTTCAAGTCGGCGATACGTTGGTCGCGCAAAATCCAGATGGTGCTTTCTATCTGGAAGAGAATCCCAATCATCCGTTGCTGCTGCTTTCTGCAGGTAGCGGTGTAACGCCTATGCTCTCAATGCTGCGTTATCTTGCCGACCACAACCAAGTAGAAGACGTGGTGTTCTATCATCAGTGCAGCAGCGAGTTGGATATCCCTTATCAACAAGAGATTCAGGAAATTGCGGATAAGCACCCAGGCCTAAAGGTGATCTATTCGCTAAGTCAGCCAGCTAAAGGTTGGCAAGGTTTGTCAGGGCGTTTGAGCGTTTCTCATATCGCGAAGATCGATGACCTGCATCGACGCCAAGCATTTGTTTGTGGCCCAGATGGCTTTATGGACAATGCTAAAAAGATGCTGATTCAAATGGGTTTAAATCCACAGCATTACCATCAAGAAGCGTTTGGTGTTAACCACGCAACAGAAGAAGTGGTGAAAACTCTGCAGTTAAGCGTTAATGGCTATCTGTTTGAGGGCAACAACCAAGGTACTTTGCTTGACCAAGCGGAAGCGGCGGGTGTTTCCATTGCCTCAAGCTGCCGAGCTGGATTCTGTGGAGCATGTAAGGTGACTCTAGAATCTGGGCAAGTGCATCAACCTGATGTTCCAGCGCTGCAAGATCATGAGCGTAATATGGGGCAAGTATTGGCATGTTGCTGCGTACCACAAACCGATATCGAAGTAGTCGACTAG
- the nadE gene encoding ammonia-dependent NAD(+) synthetase — MEQLIRDEMRVLPSIDAQFEVDRRVEFIKNKLQQSGCKSLVLGISGGVDSTTCGRLAQLAVDSLNESSNSNDYQFIAVRLPYGEQKDEDEAQLAISFIQPSQSVSVNIKAGVDGLHAASHVALEGTGLLPTDSAKIDFVKGNVKARARMIAQYEIAGYVGGLVIGTDHSAENITGFYTKHGDGACDLAPLFGLSKRQVRELAATLGAPELLVKKVPTADLEELDPQKADEDALNLTYDQIDDFLEGKEVSKEVSDRLVSIYQATQHKRQPIPTIYD; from the coding sequence ATGGAACAGTTAATTCGTGATGAAATGCGCGTTCTACCATCAATTGACGCTCAATTTGAAGTGGATCGTCGTGTCGAGTTCATCAAAAACAAATTACAGCAATCAGGATGTAAGTCTCTTGTACTGGGTATCAGTGGTGGCGTTGATTCAACAACATGTGGCCGACTCGCTCAGCTAGCGGTAGACAGTCTTAACGAATCAAGCAACAGCAACGATTACCAGTTTATCGCCGTTCGCCTGCCTTACGGTGAGCAAAAAGACGAAGATGAAGCGCAGCTTGCTATCTCTTTCATCCAACCATCTCAATCTGTATCAGTAAACATTAAAGCGGGCGTTGATGGCCTGCATGCCGCGTCTCATGTTGCGCTTGAAGGCACAGGTCTTCTTCCTACTGATTCAGCTAAGATTGATTTCGTAAAAGGCAACGTAAAAGCTCGTGCTCGCATGATCGCTCAATACGAAATCGCAGGTTACGTTGGTGGCTTAGTTATCGGCACTGACCACTCGGCAGAAAACATCACTGGTTTCTACACTAAGCACGGTGACGGCGCTTGTGATCTTGCACCACTGTTTGGTCTAAGCAAACGTCAAGTACGTGAACTGGCAGCAACACTCGGCGCACCAGAACTTCTTGTGAAAAAGGTCCCTACAGCTGACCTTGAAGAACTGGATCCTCAAAAAGCAGACGAAGATGCACTGAACCTGACTTACGACCAGATCGATGACTTCCTAGAAGGCAAAGAAGTGTCTAAAGAGGTCTCTGATCGTCTAGTAAGCATCTATCAAGCGACGCAGCACAAACGTCAACCGATCCCAACGATCTACGACTAA
- a CDS encoding nicotinate-nicotinamide nucleotide adenylyltransferase, with protein sequence MEKIAVFGSAFNPPSLGHKSVIESLVHFDRILLVPSIAHAWGKAMLDYDIRCQLVEVFINDLAIEQVELSLVEQSLYTPGESVTTYAVLKKLQECHPTADITFVIGPDNFFKFSSFYKSDEITECWSVMACPEKVKVRSTDIRNAIINGDDFTNLSTKSVTNILQDGGLYKTM encoded by the coding sequence ATGGAAAAAATAGCGGTTTTTGGTAGTGCATTTAACCCACCAAGTTTAGGGCATAAAAGTGTCATTGAGTCTTTGGTGCACTTCGACCGAATCTTACTTGTTCCGAGCATTGCTCACGCGTGGGGGAAAGCTATGCTGGACTATGATATTCGATGTCAGCTTGTTGAGGTATTTATCAATGACTTGGCTATTGAGCAAGTTGAACTATCTTTAGTAGAGCAAAGTTTGTATACCCCGGGTGAGAGTGTCACGACGTATGCAGTGTTAAAAAAGCTTCAAGAATGTCATCCAACGGCCGATATAACTTTTGTTATCGGGCCAGATAATTTTTTTAAGTTCTCGTCTTTTTATAAGTCTGACGAGATAACTGAGTGTTGGTCTGTGATGGCTTGCCCAGAAAAAGTTAAGGTTCGTAGTACCGATATCCGTAATGCGATTATAAATGGTGACGATTTTACAAATTTGAGTACAAAGTCAGTTACAAATATCTTGCAAGATGGTGGGCTGTATAAGACAATGTAA
- a CDS encoding AraC family transcriptional regulator, with translation MNFAIEYTSAHYSHLEITPRKKAVKHSLVYVESGLVLIKVGKQEHAIEPGQSIWIPFDCLTSLTYFPNTQVARVDFSVRLTDAFPKQAGYVNQTPLSQALLDKLATLAFKNKDTNNTSSTCKELLAVVKQEVLTFKPLLCESELSQRFNRWNIEDSPLSQEQTLVMVMREAKKRMQSGQKKEKVIDELFSGQTEEFEQLCMLVFGDTL, from the coding sequence ATGAACTTCGCTATCGAATACACATCGGCTCACTACTCCCACCTAGAAATCACTCCTAGAAAAAAAGCGGTAAAACATAGCCTTGTATACGTTGAAAGTGGATTAGTTTTAATTAAGGTCGGTAAGCAGGAACACGCAATTGAGCCAGGCCAAAGCATTTGGATCCCGTTTGATTGTTTGACTTCACTCACCTACTTTCCGAATACGCAAGTCGCACGTGTCGACTTTTCTGTACGCCTGACCGATGCGTTCCCTAAACAAGCGGGCTACGTTAACCAAACACCACTTTCACAAGCTCTATTAGATAAGTTAGCGACCTTAGCATTTAAAAACAAAGACACCAATAATACGTCTTCAACATGTAAAGAGCTGTTAGCAGTAGTTAAGCAGGAAGTGTTGACCTTTAAGCCATTGCTGTGTGAAAGCGAATTATCGCAACGCTTCAACCGTTGGAACATTGAAGACTCACCACTATCTCAAGAGCAAACCTTAGTGATGGTGATGCGTGAAGCGAAAAAACGTATGCAATCTGGTCAGAAGAAAGAAAAGGTAATTGATGAGTTGTTCTCGGGTCAAACGGAAGAGTTCGAGCAACTATGTATGTTGGTGTTTGGCGATACGCTATAA
- a CDS encoding 1-acyl-sn-glycerol-3-phosphate acyltransferase → MTSQTDPYIDIRPYNDDEIPAALDRLINDEEFISAILNYRFSNHAAWFQAIMSPILRVYLKMKWSKLQSVEAIQIEVKKYLRDTLANTTKGVTYTGLEALEQNQSYLFVSNHRDIAMDPALVNYALHQQNHNTCRIAIGDNLLKKPCATELMRLNKSFIVKRSLKGPREMMKALGQLSSYIKHSLDTGNSIWIAQKEGRAKDGNDFTDPAILKMFHVEGRKKKVTFAEYVKSLKIVPVAISYENDPCDTAKALELFEKDVNGSYEKGEFEDIESIIQGIVGNKGHVHVGFGSVIDQDFETPEALAEEIDRQIHENYKLFPVNLLAAGKEDDSITEAVKREFEEKLSSIPQGAHQYLIDSYANPVKNVG, encoded by the coding sequence ATGACTTCTCAGACCGATCCATATATTGATATCCGTCCTTATAATGACGACGAAATTCCTGCGGCACTTGATCGCTTAATTAATGATGAAGAGTTCATCAGCGCGATCTTAAACTATCGTTTTTCTAACCACGCAGCTTGGTTCCAAGCGATCATGAGCCCAATCTTGCGCGTTTACTTAAAAATGAAGTGGAGTAAGTTGCAGAGCGTTGAAGCGATCCAGATCGAAGTGAAGAAATACCTTCGTGATACCTTAGCGAACACAACTAAAGGTGTGACTTACACAGGGCTTGAAGCGTTAGAACAAAATCAGTCTTACCTGTTTGTCTCTAATCACCGTGATATTGCTATGGATCCGGCTTTGGTGAACTATGCACTGCATCAGCAAAACCACAATACATGCCGTATTGCGATTGGTGATAACCTGCTTAAGAAGCCATGTGCAACTGAGCTTATGCGTTTAAACAAAAGCTTTATTGTTAAGCGCTCTTTAAAAGGCCCGCGTGAGATGATGAAAGCGCTTGGCCAACTCTCTTCTTATATCAAGCACTCTCTAGATACGGGCAACTCTATCTGGATTGCGCAGAAAGAGGGGCGTGCAAAAGATGGTAACGACTTTACTGATCCAGCAATCCTAAAGATGTTCCATGTCGAAGGTCGTAAAAAGAAAGTTACTTTCGCTGAATATGTGAAATCATTGAAGATTGTACCGGTTGCGATCTCTTATGAAAATGACCCTTGTGATACGGCAAAAGCACTAGAGCTGTTTGAAAAGGACGTTAATGGCTCATACGAGAAAGGTGAATTTGAAGACATCGAAAGCATCATTCAAGGTATTGTGGGCAATAAAGGCCACGTGCACGTTGGCTTCGGCTCTGTGATCGACCAAGATTTTGAGACGCCAGAAGCATTGGCTGAAGAGATTGACCGTCAAATTCACGAGAATTATAAACTGTTCCCTGTCAATCTTCTTGCAGCAGGCAAAGAAGATGACAGCATTACAGAAGCCGTGAAGCGTGAGTTTGAAGAAAAACTATCCAGCATTCCTCAAGGTGCGCATCAGTACCTAATTGATAGCTATGCCAACCCAGTAAAGAACGTCGGTTAA
- a CDS encoding DUF1496 domain-containing protein, which yields MNTNVYADNIISVPAKKAVIVSQKNTHPRVCYYDDKAYSLGAVLEISGVVIQCTKQNDFETNGALSWKTLEKKDEQ from the coding sequence ATGAATACAAACGTTTACGCCGATAATATTATTTCAGTGCCCGCAAAGAAGGCAGTGATTGTTTCACAAAAGAATACGCACCCAAGGGTCTGCTATTACGATGACAAGGCCTATAGTCTTGGGGCCGTTCTGGAAATTTCCGGTGTTGTCATTCAATGTACTAAACAGAATGACTTTGAGACAAATGGCGCACTATCATGGAAAACGCTCGAAAAAAAAGACGAGCAATAG
- a CDS encoding YfcZ/YiiS family protein, with amino-acid sequence MNQDVGTNDVCEACGCAGEMGFIIKEGDDVAEVVIYGNSKDAMEAELAKYIDLAKQVSSSVEFESTELTEETSELRTRFKFEVSAEKIIFELKTRSIAR; translated from the coding sequence ATGAACCAAGATGTTGGCACTAATGATGTGTGCGAAGCTTGCGGTTGTGCAGGTGAAATGGGCTTCATCATTAAAGAAGGCGACGATGTAGCAGAAGTTGTGATCTACGGTAACTCGAAAGACGCAATGGAAGCAGAGCTAGCTAAGTATATTGATTTGGCTAAACAAGTTTCAAGCAGCGTTGAGTTTGAATCAACAGAGCTAACAGAAGAAACTAGCGAACTGCGTACTCGTTTCAAGTTTGAAGTGAGCGCAGAGAAAATTATCTTTGAACTGAAAACACGTTCAATTGCGCGATAA
- a CDS encoding TetR/AcrR family transcriptional regulator, which yields MPKRSKEDTEITIQKIMDAVVDQLLRLGYDKMSYTTLSQQTGVSRTGISHHFPKKTDFTAALDGRIFKMFMEHIDFENGLDAFSKSWIKALEDAEFLAILRLLFHHIVTSESAHEFAANGIDRLYKLTETQFGETSGKELEWLIGKSLIQMSK from the coding sequence ATGCCAAAGCGTAGTAAAGAAGATACAGAAATCACTATCCAGAAAATCATGGATGCCGTAGTTGACCAGTTATTGAGACTGGGTTATGACAAGATGTCCTACACGACGTTGAGTCAACAAACGGGTGTTTCTCGTACTGGTATTAGCCACCACTTTCCAAAGAAGACAGATTTTACGGCAGCGCTTGATGGTCGTATATTCAAAATGTTCATGGAACATATCGATTTTGAAAATGGTCTAGATGCTTTTTCTAAAAGCTGGATCAAAGCCTTGGAAGATGCTGAGTTCTTAGCAATCTTACGTCTGCTGTTCCACCACATCGTTACTTCTGAGAGCGCACATGAGTTCGCTGCAAACGGTATTGACCGCTTGTACAAACTGACTGAAACTCAGTTTGGCGAAACAAGCGGCAAAGAACTAGAGTGGTTAATTGGTAAGTCTCTCATTCAAATGAGCAAATAA
- a CDS encoding heme ABC transporter ATP-binding protein codes for MHSPAIKASEIHVKFGSKVILDNVSIEIEAGKVTTLLGPNGAGKSTLLKALCQEIESQGHIEYFGQERALWSPSTLAKHVAMLPQHSTLTFPFLANEVVELGGIPLQESNRAVTKIAQEKMNTADVSHLADRLYPSLSGGEKQRVHLARVLTQLHHSGDQTVLMLDEPTSALDLAHQHNTLKVARKMADEQNAAVIVVLHDLNLAAQYSDRLIVLKDGQLVCDGTPWNALTPEMIEEVYGYRSIIEKHPTMNFPQVHPAG; via the coding sequence ATGCACTCCCCAGCCATCAAAGCCAGCGAGATCCATGTAAAGTTTGGTAGTAAAGTAATTCTCGATAATGTATCCATTGAGATTGAAGCGGGAAAAGTGACAACACTTCTTGGCCCTAATGGTGCTGGAAAAAGCACCTTGCTCAAAGCATTGTGCCAAGAAATCGAAAGCCAAGGTCACATCGAGTACTTTGGCCAAGAGAGAGCCCTTTGGTCACCGAGCACGCTAGCGAAACATGTGGCAATGCTCCCACAACACAGTACGCTCACTTTCCCATTCCTTGCAAACGAGGTCGTAGAACTTGGCGGTATTCCATTGCAAGAATCTAACCGAGCAGTGACTAAAATCGCACAAGAAAAGATGAATACGGCAGACGTGTCTCACCTAGCTGATCGTCTCTACCCATCACTGTCTGGTGGTGAGAAGCAGCGCGTGCATTTAGCGCGGGTGTTGACTCAACTGCATCACTCAGGTGATCAGACTGTATTGATGCTGGACGAGCCCACCTCGGCACTCGATCTCGCTCATCAACACAACACATTGAAAGTTGCGCGCAAAATGGCAGACGAACAAAACGCAGCGGTGATTGTGGTGTTACACGACTTAAACCTCGCCGCGCAGTATTCGGATCGTTTAATAGTGTTGAAAGATGGGCAATTAGTGTGTGATGGGACACCCTGGAACGCACTAACACCAGAGATGATTGAAGAGGTCTATGGTTATCGAAGTATTATTGAAAAGCACCCTACGATGAACTTCCCTCAAGTCCACCCTGCGGGCTAA
- a CDS encoding FecCD family ABC transporter permease — MLLRTVPLKTSMVGFGIALVFIALFSITVGPMNISLSDSAASLFNPNNELAPHINLVIQEIRLPRTILCMVIGAILALCGAVMQGLFRNPLAEPGIIGVSAGAALGAALAIVMFSELSLNYPGFMNFAAVPVFAFLGGALTTLLVYKLGTGKFGTSVTIMLLAGVAISALSGAGIGFLNFLADDQMLRDLSLWSMGSLAGAKWSGIALALMTLIVLFILFYRQAMSLNALLLGESEAQHLGIPVQKLKRQLILLTAAGVGITVSLSGMIGFIGLVIPHLGRMLAGPDHRVLLPLSAVLGALLLTAADMFSRVVLAPAELPVGIVTAIIGAPFFLYLLFQQKGRIL; from the coding sequence ATGCTGTTAAGAACCGTACCTTTAAAAACATCAATGGTAGGCTTTGGTATCGCCCTAGTCTTCATTGCCCTGTTTTCGATTACTGTTGGACCAATGAACATTAGCTTGAGCGACAGTGCGGCAAGCTTGTTTAACCCAAACAACGAACTCGCGCCTCACATCAATCTGGTGATCCAAGAAATTCGATTGCCACGAACCATTCTGTGCATGGTGATTGGTGCCATATTGGCGCTATGTGGCGCAGTGATGCAGGGGCTGTTTCGAAATCCACTCGCAGAGCCGGGAATCATTGGCGTTTCCGCAGGAGCGGCATTAGGGGCAGCATTGGCTATCGTTATGTTCTCTGAGTTGAGCCTTAACTACCCAGGTTTCATGAACTTTGCAGCAGTACCAGTGTTCGCCTTTCTTGGCGGCGCATTAACGACACTCTTGGTTTATAAGCTAGGTACAGGTAAGTTCGGAACTTCCGTGACCATCATGCTGCTGGCAGGTGTGGCGATCAGTGCCCTTTCCGGTGCTGGTATTGGCTTTTTAAACTTCCTAGCTGACGATCAAATGCTTAGAGATCTCTCATTATGGTCAATGGGTTCATTGGCAGGCGCTAAATGGTCTGGGATTGCATTGGCCCTTATGACCTTGATTGTGCTGTTTATCTTGTTCTATCGCCAAGCGATGTCGCTAAACGCACTTCTCCTTGGTGAGTCAGAAGCGCAACATTTGGGTATTCCCGTTCAGAAACTAAAACGCCAGTTGATCTTACTAACAGCTGCAGGTGTGGGTATTACCGTTAGTCTCTCAGGCATGATTGGATTCATTGGCTTAGTGATTCCTCATCTTGGTCGCATGCTTGCAGGTCCTGACCACCGTGTACTGCTCCCTCTATCAGCAGTCCTAGGCGCACTATTGCTGACAGCCGCTGATATGTTCTCGCGTGTGGTACTGGCACCAGCCGAGCTGCCGGTAGGGATCGTAACGGCCATTATCGGCGCACCGTTTTTCCTATATCTACTATTTCAACAAAAAGGGAGAATTCTGTAA